Proteins found in one Amycolatopsis aidingensis genomic segment:
- a CDS encoding DUF4417 domain-containing protein: protein MQLTTQTGTAGPEGHHPMHTTTAHEPSRLAPVAALGATKTSHRWTEQPGNWDRLNTRALFASDNEWGIPSLPVARLMPARLVPYTARHQATTAATHRDREQAAIHFFLDDYRFETVWTKPERGLSRCRAVGAALTPDFSLWATMPPAMQLWQVYRSRWCGAWLLHHGIQVIPTVSWSTPDSYAFAFSGIPARSVVAISTVGILRDPEARQLFAEGFTAMLHRLAPSVVLVYGRALPEPAAAVVPPGTRVRYYPTRWATHEAYRAHRRAARTEQAQAGPGGGR, encoded by the coding sequence ATGCAGCTCACCACCCAGACCGGCACCGCTGGACCGGAAGGACACCACCCGATGCACACCACCACTGCGCACGAACCGAGCAGGCTGGCGCCGGTCGCCGCGCTCGGGGCCACCAAGACCAGCCACCGCTGGACGGAGCAGCCCGGCAACTGGGACCGCCTCAACACCCGCGCCTTGTTCGCCTCGGACAACGAGTGGGGCATCCCCAGCCTGCCGGTGGCCCGGCTCATGCCTGCTCGGTTGGTGCCCTACACCGCCCGGCACCAGGCCACCACCGCCGCCACCCACCGGGACCGCGAGCAGGCCGCGATCCACTTCTTCCTGGACGACTACCGGTTCGAGACCGTGTGGACCAAACCCGAACGCGGCCTGTCCCGCTGCCGCGCTGTGGGTGCGGCGCTCACGCCGGACTTCAGCCTCTGGGCCACCATGCCGCCCGCGATGCAGCTCTGGCAGGTCTACCGCTCCCGCTGGTGCGGCGCCTGGCTGCTGCACCACGGCATCCAGGTCATTCCCACCGTGTCCTGGTCCACCCCGGACAGCTACGCCTTCGCGTTCTCGGGGATCCCGGCCCGGTCGGTGGTGGCGATCTCCACCGTGGGCATCCTCCGCGACCCCGAGGCCCGTCAGCTGTTCGCCGAGGGGTTCACCGCCATGCTGCACCGGCTGGCCCCCAGCGTGGTGCTGGTCTACGGCCGCGCCCTACCCGAGCCAGCCGCCGCCGTGGTGCCGCCCGGCACGCGGGTGCGGTACTACCCCACCCGCTGGGCCACCCACGAAGCCTACCGCGCCCACCGGCGGGCGGCGCGAACCGAGCAGGCGCAGGCCGGGCCGGGGGGTGGTCGGTGA
- a CDS encoding tyrosine-type recombinase/integrase: MGSTYDVRVWGIKTRKNKSGKVTSYGVRWSVDGRSFYRSFKVRAQAEGFRADLISAQRRGELFDTATGLPGSLVRSEVDMSWFDFTCEYVDMKWPDLAATARQTIAESLIRVAPVFLAQGKTAPKLKEVRSALRQWGYNSELRTNGDVPPDVRRVLDWCSRNSVPVREAGEPETLRALQRAVTKRLDGRPFAPTVARKTRSVLWNVLDYAVERKQIEANPLNGVKWTAMPKGKRKVDKRAVPNPIQARTLLEAVREVQRSGPRLVAYFGAMYYAALRPEEAAALHKRHLAIPSPVWNGTKDEYEYGWGELHLGDASPHVGARWTNGKKPRDKRQLKSRAAGEGRPVPCPPDLTKLLWQHIEEYGVGADGLLFRGERGGELPMITYTRVWRAARRLALTEEAHSTPLARRPYDLRHAAVSTWLSGGVDPATVAEWAGHSLSVLMEIYAACLYGQEVVSRQRVQAALGHVG, encoded by the coding sequence ATGGGCAGCACATACGACGTGCGTGTCTGGGGAATCAAGACCCGCAAGAACAAGTCCGGAAAGGTCACAAGCTACGGAGTTCGATGGTCAGTCGACGGGCGATCATTCTACCGGTCGTTCAAAGTTCGTGCCCAAGCAGAGGGTTTCCGGGCGGACCTCATTTCAGCGCAGCGGCGCGGCGAACTATTCGACACCGCAACGGGGCTCCCGGGGTCGCTGGTTCGGTCCGAAGTTGACATGTCGTGGTTCGACTTCACCTGTGAGTACGTGGACATGAAGTGGCCGGACTTGGCCGCGACCGCCCGGCAAACCATCGCCGAGTCGCTGATTCGAGTCGCTCCTGTGTTCTTGGCGCAGGGAAAGACCGCCCCGAAACTGAAGGAAGTTCGGTCGGCATTGCGGCAGTGGGGATACAACAGTGAACTACGCACCAACGGCGACGTGCCGCCAGACGTTCGCCGCGTGCTCGATTGGTGCTCCCGCAACTCGGTTCCCGTCAGAGAGGCAGGCGAGCCTGAAACCCTGCGGGCGCTGCAACGAGCCGTCACCAAACGGTTGGACGGAAGGCCGTTCGCGCCGACCGTGGCGCGAAAGACCCGCTCCGTGCTGTGGAACGTCCTGGACTACGCGGTGGAGCGGAAGCAGATCGAGGCGAACCCGCTAAACGGGGTCAAATGGACCGCCATGCCGAAGGGAAAGCGGAAAGTCGACAAGCGTGCCGTGCCGAACCCGATCCAGGCCAGGACGTTGCTGGAAGCCGTGCGGGAGGTCCAGCGGAGCGGACCGAGGCTCGTTGCCTACTTCGGCGCGATGTACTACGCCGCCTTACGACCGGAGGAAGCGGCCGCCTTGCACAAGCGGCACCTGGCCATCCCGTCGCCTGTCTGGAACGGCACGAAGGACGAGTACGAGTACGGGTGGGGAGAGCTGCACCTCGGTGACGCCTCGCCGCATGTGGGCGCGCGGTGGACCAACGGCAAGAAGCCTCGGGACAAGCGGCAGCTCAAGTCCCGTGCGGCGGGCGAGGGCCGACCCGTGCCGTGCCCGCCAGACCTCACCAAGCTGTTGTGGCAGCACATCGAGGAGTACGGCGTTGGCGCTGACGGGCTCCTGTTCCGGGGCGAGCGTGGCGGTGAGCTACCGATGATCACCTACACCCGGGTCTGGCGCGCTGCGCGTCGGCTCGCGCTGACCGAGGAAGCTCATTCGACGCCGCTGGCGCGGCGGCCCTATGACCTGCGGCACGCCGCAGTCAGCACGTGGCTGAGCGGGGGAGTGGACCCTGCCACGGTCGCGGAGTGGGCCGGGCACTCGTTGTCGGTGCTGATGGAGATTTACGCGGCCTGCCTGTACGGGCAGGAAGTCGTGTCCCGGCAGCGGGTACAGGCCGCGCTCGGGCACGTCGGGTAG
- a CDS encoding AAA family ATPase, with the protein MTAARPLTPVPDPPARQTRWTDAELMATEFPAPRWAVPGLLCEGLNLLAGAPKLGKSWLSLGLGADIANGDPVLGGIDVERGPVFYAALEDTGRRLQRRRRQMLAAGGRAAPLLTIETACPTMTSGGEDVLAEWLEENPHARLVIIDTYEKMRGRTDPGLSAYAADYAAASRFKALADRYSVPFLLIHHVRKQGAEDFQALVSGTNGLTGAVDATLVLERARGQADGVLHVTGRDVEEAEYAMSFDATAGAWTKLDGPAGDYLMQNTRADILRFVRDYPGSKPAAIADALQLNPGTVRKTCQRMADKSQLRATGGAYYPPDTSDSPGDTPELSHLSLRHSTTPDQGEHL; encoded by the coding sequence ATGACCGCCGCCCGACCCCTCACCCCCGTACCGGACCCACCGGCCCGGCAAACCCGCTGGACCGACGCCGAGCTGATGGCCACCGAGTTCCCGGCACCCCGCTGGGCCGTGCCCGGCCTGCTGTGCGAGGGGCTGAACCTGCTGGCCGGGGCGCCCAAACTCGGCAAGTCCTGGCTGAGCCTGGGGCTCGGCGCCGACATCGCCAACGGCGACCCCGTGCTCGGCGGCATCGACGTCGAACGCGGTCCGGTGTTCTACGCCGCGCTGGAAGACACCGGGCGGCGCCTGCAACGCCGCCGCCGACAGATGCTCGCCGCCGGGGGCCGGGCCGCGCCGCTGCTGACCATCGAGACCGCCTGCCCCACCATGACCAGCGGGGGCGAGGACGTGCTGGCCGAATGGCTGGAAGAGAACCCGCACGCCCGGCTGGTCATCATCGACACCTACGAGAAGATGCGCGGCCGCACCGACCCCGGCCTCTCGGCCTACGCCGCCGACTACGCCGCCGCCAGCCGGTTCAAGGCCCTCGCCGACCGCTACAGCGTGCCGTTCCTGCTCATCCACCACGTCCGCAAACAAGGCGCCGAAGACTTCCAAGCACTGGTGTCCGGCACCAACGGCCTCACCGGCGCCGTGGACGCCACCCTGGTGCTCGAACGCGCCCGGGGACAGGCCGATGGCGTGCTGCACGTGACCGGGCGGGACGTCGAAGAAGCCGAGTACGCCATGAGCTTCGACGCCACCGCCGGGGCCTGGACCAAGCTCGACGGCCCGGCCGGGGACTACCTCATGCAGAACACCCGCGCCGACATCCTCCGGTTCGTCCGCGACTACCCCGGCAGCAAACCCGCCGCCATCGCCGACGCGTTGCAGCTCAACCCCGGCACCGTCCGGAAGACCTGCCAGCGCATGGCCGACAAAAGCCAGCTCCGCGCCACCGGCGGGGCCTACTACCCACCCGACACCAGTGACAGCCCGGGTGACACCCCCGAACTGTCACACCTGTCACTCCGTCACTCAACCACCCCTGACCAGGGAGAACACCTGTGA
- a CDS encoding zonular occludens toxin domain-containing protein — protein MSSNSEQAGPGELARVHYLPHRPDDDAPASPAMAETEVVEAELVTEEEYRRLTSQRELAKRRYEGYRRDAVAVGRVVKTAATHQRTKAVLRHTLAYPVAGMGVVARRWREAHGATRYERQMRAAEAAGDQEALRYWQEADVTEKDRRHRRMMDWLAAPGQWIKAGVLGLAGLAGFLLVLGVILAVDSGRIADVIAPIGGVIEAVAFAAWFLTTYGALLLVGGTAAVVFYLYQQGRAHAEMPGWLSTPDTDGGDVMDELPDEGTIINALKNLNIRGFNQALKDGWRVRFEMPPVLDGKGWRTQVALPPACPVEEIVKRKNTLAHNLVRYPIEVWPTEPKPALLDLWVAKSGALSGPVDPWPLLEDLERASTDYFAGVPAGVTIKGDVVRGRLFEANYVFGGMMGSGKSTLAITLTLGAMLDPLVDIDVVVMAENADFEPMRPRLRSLNTGAGDETVDTCMNLLTSLYEDLSVRGAALREHDARAVTRAIAAKDTRLRPRVVVIDECQNLFLGQHGRTAIEVASKLMSTARKYAITLMFLTPEPSKDALPRKIITIASNKACFAIGDQNGNDAVLGTGSYKTGISAVGLTPKTDEGPGDIGTCMQRGFTAKPGLLRSFYVDQDDAHRVTQRALQLRSQSGTEPTALESARQADPLADIATVLGDRPRMKTQTVLQRLTEHNRAAYGDWTPQRLTAYLTEHDAAPYKTQGVMQVSAARIAEAIAARDDTSDDDTAENDAD, from the coding sequence CTCGCAGCGGGAGCTGGCCAAGCGCCGCTACGAGGGCTACCGGCGGGATGCGGTGGCGGTCGGTCGGGTGGTGAAGACCGCCGCCACCCACCAGCGCACCAAGGCGGTGCTGCGGCACACCCTGGCCTACCCGGTGGCCGGGATGGGCGTGGTGGCCCGGCGGTGGCGCGAGGCCCACGGCGCCACCCGCTATGAACGGCAGATGCGGGCCGCTGAGGCGGCCGGGGATCAGGAGGCGCTGCGGTACTGGCAGGAAGCCGACGTGACCGAGAAGGACCGGCGGCACCGGCGGATGATGGACTGGCTGGCCGCCCCGGGCCAGTGGATCAAGGCCGGGGTGCTCGGCCTGGCCGGGCTGGCCGGGTTCCTGCTGGTGCTCGGCGTGATCCTCGCGGTCGACTCCGGCCGGATCGCCGATGTGATCGCCCCGATCGGTGGGGTGATCGAGGCGGTGGCGTTCGCCGCCTGGTTCCTGACCACTTACGGGGCGCTGCTGCTGGTGGGCGGCACCGCCGCCGTGGTGTTCTACCTCTACCAGCAGGGCCGGGCGCACGCCGAGATGCCGGGCTGGCTGTCCACCCCGGACACAGACGGGGGAGACGTCATGGACGAACTGCCGGACGAGGGCACCATCATCAACGCGCTGAAGAACCTCAACATCCGGGGCTTCAATCAGGCCCTCAAGGACGGGTGGCGGGTGCGGTTCGAGATGCCGCCGGTCCTGGACGGCAAGGGGTGGCGCACCCAGGTGGCGCTGCCCCCGGCCTGCCCGGTCGAGGAGATCGTCAAGCGCAAGAACACCCTGGCGCACAATCTGGTGCGGTACCCGATCGAGGTGTGGCCGACCGAGCCCAAGCCCGCGCTGCTGGACCTGTGGGTGGCCAAGTCCGGTGCCCTGTCCGGCCCGGTGGACCCGTGGCCGCTGCTGGAGGATCTGGAGCGGGCCAGCACGGACTACTTCGCCGGGGTCCCGGCCGGGGTCACGATCAAGGGCGATGTGGTGCGGGGCCGGTTGTTCGAGGCCAACTACGTGTTCGGCGGCATGATGGGCTCGGGCAAGTCCACGCTGGCCATCACGCTCACGCTGGGCGCGATGCTGGACCCGCTGGTGGATATCGACGTGGTGGTGATGGCCGAGAACGCCGACTTCGAGCCCATGCGGCCCCGGCTGCGCAGCCTGAACACCGGCGCTGGGGACGAGACCGTGGACACCTGCATGAACCTGCTGACCTCGCTGTATGAGGACCTGTCGGTGCGGGGTGCGGCGCTGCGTGAGCACGATGCGCGGGCGGTGACCCGCGCGATCGCCGCCAAGGACACCCGGCTGCGGCCGCGCGTGGTGGTCATTGACGAGTGCCAGAACCTGTTCCTGGGCCAGCACGGCAGGACCGCGATCGAGGTGGCGTCCAAGCTCATGTCCACCGCCCGCAAGTACGCCATCACCCTGATGTTCCTCACCCCCGAGCCGTCCAAGGACGCGCTCCCGCGCAAGATCATCACGATCGCGTCGAACAAGGCGTGCTTCGCCATCGGCGACCAGAACGGCAACGACGCCGTGCTGGGCACCGGCAGCTACAAGACCGGGATCTCGGCGGTGGGGCTGACCCCCAAGACCGACGAAGGCCCCGGGGACATCGGTACCTGCATGCAGCGCGGGTTCACCGCCAAGCCCGGCCTGCTGCGCTCCTTCTACGTGGACCAGGACGACGCTCACCGGGTCACCCAGCGCGCGCTGCAGCTGCGCAGCCAGAGCGGCACCGAGCCCACCGCGCTCGAGTCCGCCCGGCAGGCCGACCCGCTGGCCGACATCGCCACCGTGCTCGGCGACCGGCCCCGCATGAAGACCCAGACGGTGCTGCAGCGCCTCACCGAGCACAACCGGGCCGCCTACGGCGACTGGACCCCGCAGCGGCTCACGGCCTACCTCACCGAGCACGACGCCGCCCCCTACAAAACCCAGGGCGTCATGCAGGTCTCCGCCGCCCGCATCGCCGAGGCCATCGCAGCCCGTGACGACACCAGCGACGACGACACCGCCGAGAACGACGCCGACTAA
- a CDS encoding bifunctional DNA primase/polymerase, translating to MDTRDHLTTAALHAAERGWHVFPLTPGSKQPAGHNAEKCPGTGRCRGGHRTWQQRATTDPDRIRAAWRQAPYNIGLATGPSGLCVIDLDVPKPGEQVPAHWAEQGAARGEDVLAIVAEQAGHPVPGDTLTVATPSGGWHLYYRTPPGVELRKTEGERGSGLGWKIDTRAWGAYVVAPGSIVDGRRYRVLADTPVAELPAWLAERLTPAPPPPAPPTPIRAGQRSRYLEAAIRAEAAKVHNAPEGQRNSALYAAALALGQLVAGGALTEAEHEAVLLTAAGRHLTVRAYSEAQARITIRSGLQAGAKRPRQVA from the coding sequence ATGGACACCCGCGACCACCTCACCACCGCCGCGCTGCACGCGGCCGAGCGGGGCTGGCACGTCTTCCCGCTCACCCCTGGCAGCAAGCAGCCCGCCGGGCACAACGCCGAGAAATGCCCCGGCACCGGCCGGTGCCGGGGCGGGCACCGCACCTGGCAGCAGCGCGCCACCACCGACCCCGACCGGATCCGGGCCGCCTGGCGGCAGGCCCCCTACAACATCGGCCTGGCCACCGGCCCCTCCGGGCTGTGCGTGATCGACCTGGACGTGCCCAAGCCCGGCGAGCAGGTTCCGGCCCACTGGGCCGAGCAGGGCGCCGCCCGGGGTGAGGACGTGCTGGCGATCGTGGCCGAGCAGGCCGGGCACCCGGTGCCCGGCGACACCCTCACCGTGGCCACGCCGTCCGGGGGCTGGCACCTCTACTACCGCACCCCGCCCGGGGTCGAGCTGCGCAAGACCGAGGGCGAGCGGGGCAGCGGGCTCGGCTGGAAGATCGACACCCGCGCGTGGGGCGCCTACGTCGTCGCACCGGGATCGATCGTTGACGGCCGCCGCTACCGGGTGCTGGCCGACACCCCGGTGGCCGAGCTACCCGCCTGGCTGGCCGAGCGGCTGACTCCGGCGCCGCCGCCCCCGGCGCCGCCCACACCGATCCGGGCCGGGCAGCGCTCCCGCTACCTCGAAGCCGCCATCCGCGCCGAGGCCGCCAAGGTCCACAACGCCCCGGAAGGCCAGCGCAACAGTGCGCTCTACGCCGCCGCCCTCGCGCTCGGCCAGCTCGTGGCCGGGGGAGCGCTCACCGAGGCCGAGCACGAAGCCGTGCTCCTGACCGCCGCAGGGCGCCACCTGACCGTGCGCGCCTACAGCGAAGCCCAAGCTCGCATCACCATCCGCTCCGGCCTGCAGGCCGGAGCCAAGCGACCGAGGCAGGTGGCCTGA
- a CDS encoding helix-turn-helix transcriptional regulator, translating into MTPPVTPRPAVTPHQKETAHAHAAPNHRPPREKGYNTMATQRHLTVDEVCEELDIARSTFDDWRAKGRGPKCLKLPNGKLRIRRSDYETWLDSCMEVAA; encoded by the coding sequence GTGACACCCCCTGTGACACCCCGCCCGGCTGTCACACCACACCAGAAGGAGACCGCCCATGCCCATGCCGCGCCGAACCACCGACCACCGCGTGAAAAGGGCTACAACACCATGGCTACCCAGCGGCATCTCACAGTGGACGAAGTCTGCGAAGAACTCGACATCGCGCGTTCCACCTTCGATGACTGGCGCGCAAAGGGGCGCGGACCGAAATGCCTGAAGCTTCCGAACGGGAAGCTTCGTATCCGTCGTTCTGACTACGAAACCTGGCTCGACTCGTGTATGGAGGTGGCCGCCTGA
- a CDS encoding phytoene desaturase family protein, which yields MDVAVVGSGPNGLAAAVIMARAGLSVHVFEAADQLGGGLRSAPLFDPEVVHDLCSAVHPMAVAAPFFRRFDLGARGVELLNPEAGYAHPLDGGAAVAYRDLERTCARLGPDGARWRRLMAPLVRRSTQLVDFFFSDQRRLPSDPVAALLLGLRTLQHGSPLARHGFAGEQAPALLAGVAAHSVGRLPSLPGGAVSLLLGHLAHAGGWPLPRGGSQRIADAMVADIERHGGTLHPGTPVTELAELSRARAVLLDVSPAVFIRIAGRLLPPHYRRQLAAFRYGPAAAKVDFLTSEPIPWADPAVGAAGTVHLGGPQAEVFATETGVTRGRRPEEPFVLLAQPAVADPGRARDGKWPVWAYCHLPNGDRTDPEELIQSRIERFAPGFGDTVLARRGMSGPAIEAYNPNYVGGDIGAGAMTLRQTFLRPTPRWDPHTTPLGGVYLCSASTPPGPGVHGMSGYFAAASALRREFGIRDLPELGPDR from the coding sequence ATGGACGTGGCCGTCGTCGGATCGGGCCCGAATGGCCTGGCCGCGGCCGTGATCATGGCGCGCGCCGGGTTGTCCGTGCACGTGTTCGAGGCCGCCGACCAGCTGGGCGGCGGGCTACGGTCGGCGCCACTGTTCGACCCCGAGGTGGTGCACGATCTCTGCTCGGCCGTGCACCCGATGGCGGTGGCCGCCCCGTTCTTCCGGCGGTTCGACCTCGGCGCCCGCGGAGTCGAACTGCTGAACCCGGAGGCCGGCTACGCCCACCCTCTCGATGGCGGCGCCGCGGTCGCCTACCGCGACCTGGAACGGACCTGCGCACGCCTGGGCCCGGACGGTGCCCGGTGGCGAAGACTGATGGCTCCCCTGGTCCGGCGCAGCACCCAGCTGGTCGACTTCTTCTTCTCCGACCAGCGCAGGCTGCCCAGCGACCCGGTTGCCGCCCTGCTGCTGGGCCTGCGCACCCTGCAGCACGGCAGCCCGCTCGCGCGGCACGGCTTCGCGGGCGAGCAGGCCCCGGCGCTGCTCGCCGGGGTGGCGGCCCACTCGGTTGGCAGGCTGCCCAGCCTGCCCGGCGGGGCGGTCTCCCTGCTGCTGGGCCACCTGGCGCATGCCGGCGGCTGGCCGCTGCCCCGCGGCGGCAGCCAGCGCATCGCCGACGCCATGGTGGCGGACATCGAGCGGCACGGCGGCACCCTGCACCCCGGAACGCCGGTCACCGAGCTGGCCGAGCTGAGCCGGGCGCGGGCGGTCCTGCTGGACGTGAGCCCGGCCGTGTTCATCCGGATCGCCGGGCGGCTGCTCCCACCGCACTACCGGCGCCAGCTGGCCGCGTTCCGCTACGGCCCGGCCGCGGCCAAGGTGGACTTCCTGACCTCCGAGCCCATCCCCTGGGCCGATCCCGCGGTCGGCGCGGCGGGCACCGTGCATCTCGGCGGGCCGCAGGCCGAGGTCTTCGCCACCGAAACCGGTGTGACCAGGGGGCGCAGGCCGGAGGAGCCGTTCGTCCTGCTCGCCCAGCCCGCGGTGGCCGACCCCGGCCGCGCCCGGGACGGCAAGTGGCCGGTGTGGGCGTACTGCCACCTGCCGAACGGCGATCGCACCGACCCGGAGGAGCTGATCCAGTCCCGCATCGAACGGTTCGCCCCCGGCTTCGGCGACACCGTGCTCGCCCGCCGCGGCATGTCCGGGCCCGCGATTGAGGCATACAACCCGAACTACGTCGGCGGCGACATCGGCGCGGGCGCGATGACCCTGCGGCAGACCTTCCTCCGCCCGACCCCGCGGTGGGACCCGCACACCACCCCGCTCGGCGGGGTCTACCTGTGCTCGGCCTCCACCCCGCCCGGCCCCGGCGTGCACGGCATGTCCGGGTACTTCGCGGCCGCCTCGGCCCTGCGCCGCGAGTTCGGCATCCGTGACCTGCCGGAACTCGGTCCCGATCGTTGA